A region of Paenibacillus sp. 37 DNA encodes the following proteins:
- the purH gene encoding bifunctional phosphoribosylaminoimidazolecarboxamide formyltransferase/IMP cyclohydrolase — protein sequence MSIKRALVSVWDKTGIVDFCRELSQMGVEIISTGGTSSLLSKEGVPVIGISDVTGFPEIMDGRVKTLHPAVHGGLLAVRDSEEHKRQMEENGLDYIDLVVVNLYPFQDTIAKPDVTYEDAIENIDIGGPTMLRSAAKNHAFVSVVVDTADYGKVLEEVRSNGDTTLETRKRLAAKVFRHTAAYDAVISDYLSNLNGDPLPERLTVTYEKLQDLRYGENPHQQAAFYRKPLAAQDTLTTAEQLHGKELSYNNINDANAALQIVKEFEEPAVVAVKHMNPCGVGIGASIYEAYSKAYAADPTSIFGGIVAANRIIDSDTASKLSEIFLEIVLAPDFTQEALDILTKKKNIRLLKTGELNAARKRESQFVVTSIDGGMIVQQSDVHSIEASELNVVTDRAPSEEELKQLLFGWKVVKHVKSNAIVLAANDMTVGVGAGQMNRVGAAKIAIEQAGEQAKGAILASDAFFPMGDTLELAAKAGITAVIQPGGSIKDEESIKVANEYGIAMVFTGVRHFKH from the coding sequence GTGAGTATCAAAAGAGCGCTGGTCAGCGTATGGGATAAAACAGGCATCGTGGACTTTTGCCGCGAGCTGTCGCAAATGGGTGTGGAGATTATTTCGACAGGAGGTACAAGCAGCCTGTTGTCGAAGGAAGGCGTACCTGTCATCGGAATTTCGGATGTGACCGGATTTCCGGAAATTATGGACGGACGTGTCAAAACATTGCATCCGGCAGTGCATGGTGGGTTGCTGGCTGTTCGTGACAGCGAAGAGCATAAGCGCCAGATGGAAGAGAACGGACTGGATTATATCGACCTTGTTGTCGTGAACCTGTACCCCTTCCAAGATACTATCGCTAAACCCGATGTGACGTACGAAGATGCGATCGAGAACATCGATATTGGTGGTCCTACCATGCTTCGTTCTGCTGCCAAAAACCATGCTTTTGTTAGTGTCGTTGTTGACACAGCAGATTACGGCAAGGTGCTTGAAGAAGTTCGCAGCAATGGAGATACCACTCTCGAAACACGCAAACGGCTTGCGGCAAAAGTGTTCCGCCATACAGCGGCTTACGATGCAGTTATTTCTGACTATCTCTCCAACCTGAACGGTGATCCGTTGCCAGAGCGTCTAACGGTTACTTACGAAAAACTCCAGGATTTGCGTTACGGCGAAAATCCACACCAGCAAGCGGCATTCTACCGCAAACCGCTGGCTGCTCAAGATACGTTGACAACAGCCGAGCAATTGCATGGCAAAGAGTTGTCTTACAATAACATCAACGATGCGAACGCAGCATTGCAGATTGTCAAAGAGTTTGAAGAACCGGCTGTTGTCGCGGTTAAACATATGAATCCATGTGGCGTGGGCATTGGCGCAAGTATCTATGAAGCTTACAGCAAGGCATATGCTGCAGATCCAACGTCTATCTTTGGTGGCATTGTGGCAGCGAACCGCATTATCGACAGCGATACAGCATCTAAATTGAGCGAGATTTTCCTGGAAATCGTGCTTGCTCCTGACTTTACACAAGAGGCTCTCGATATCCTGACGAAGAAGAAAAACATTCGTTTGCTCAAAACAGGTGAGTTGAATGCTGCTCGTAAACGGGAGAGCCAATTCGTGGTTACGTCCATCGACGGCGGCATGATCGTGCAACAGTCTGATGTTCACTCCATTGAAGCGAGCGAGCTGAACGTGGTTACGGATCGTGCGCCATCGGAAGAAGAACTGAAACAGCTGTTGTTTGGCTGGAAAGTAGTTAAACACGTGAAATCCAACGCGATTGTACTTGCTGCGAATGATATGACGGTAGGTGTGGGCGCTGGACAAATGAATCGTGTGGGTGCAGCCAAAATTGCGATTGAGCAAGCTGGCGAGCAAGCAAAAGGTGCTATTCTGGCATCGGATGCGTTTTTCCCAATGGGTGATACGCTGGAACTGGCAGCAAAAGCCGGAATTACAGCGGTGATTCAACCTGGTGGTTCGATCAAAGATGAAGAATCCATCAAAGTAGCCAATGAATACGGAATTGCCATGGTCTTCACAGGCGTTCGTCACTTCAAACACTAG
- the purD gene encoding phosphoribosylamine--glycine ligase produces MDILVVGGGGREHAIIWALAKSPKVDKIHCAPGNAGIAQLAECHAIAVNEFDKLTALAVELKVGLVVIGPDDPLADGIVDAFDSTGIPVFGPRRNAAEIEGSKTFMKDLLHKYNIPTAAYEKFDNYEQAQAYLNEQAIPVVIKADGLAAGKGVTVAYSRDEANQALRSIMVEKVFGEAGAKVIIEEFLAGQEMSILAFVDGETVRPMAAAQDHKPVFDNDQGPNTGGMGTYSPLPHIPASIIEEAVETIIKPTAKAMVSEGRPFQGVLFAGLMISPDGKPKTIEFNARFGDPETQVVLPRLKSDLFDIFWATVHGKLADIEIEWSDEAAVCVVLASGGYPGPYAKGVVIEGLNQVDDAVVFHAGTARSEAGDWVTNGGRILGVVGLGADIAEARNKAYAQAERIRFDGKHQRTDIAAKALV; encoded by the coding sequence ATGGATATTCTGGTAGTAGGCGGCGGTGGCCGGGAGCATGCAATCATCTGGGCGCTGGCGAAGAGTCCAAAGGTAGACAAGATTCACTGTGCACCGGGAAATGCAGGTATTGCTCAGCTCGCTGAGTGTCATGCCATTGCGGTAAATGAATTTGATAAACTAACGGCTCTTGCTGTAGAGCTTAAAGTGGGATTAGTGGTTATTGGTCCAGATGATCCGCTGGCAGATGGGATCGTGGATGCATTTGATTCGACAGGTATTCCGGTATTCGGACCTCGTCGCAATGCAGCAGAGATCGAAGGAAGTAAAACATTCATGAAGGACCTGCTGCACAAGTACAACATTCCAACCGCAGCCTATGAGAAATTCGATAACTACGAACAGGCTCAAGCATACCTGAATGAGCAAGCGATTCCGGTTGTCATCAAGGCAGATGGACTGGCAGCGGGTAAAGGTGTGACGGTAGCTTATTCCCGTGATGAGGCTAATCAGGCTCTGCGCAGCATCATGGTGGAGAAGGTATTTGGTGAAGCGGGAGCCAAAGTGATCATCGAGGAATTCCTCGCAGGGCAGGAAATGTCCATTCTGGCCTTTGTTGATGGAGAGACGGTTCGTCCGATGGCCGCAGCACAGGATCACAAACCTGTATTCGACAATGACCAGGGGCCAAACACAGGCGGTATGGGTACATACTCACCATTGCCACATATCCCTGCATCCATTATTGAAGAAGCCGTGGAGACGATCATCAAACCAACGGCCAAGGCAATGGTATCCGAGGGGCGTCCATTCCAAGGCGTATTGTTTGCCGGGTTGATGATCTCGCCGGATGGCAAACCCAAAACCATTGAGTTCAATGCACGTTTTGGGGATCCGGAAACACAGGTTGTATTGCCACGTCTGAAGAGCGACTTGTTCGATATCTTCTGGGCAACCGTTCATGGCAAGCTGGCTGACATTGAGATTGAATGGAGTGATGAAGCCGCAGTATGTGTGGTGCTTGCTTCAGGAGGATATCCGGGACCTTATGCCAAAGGTGTAGTCATTGAAGGACTGAACCAAGTAGATGATGCTGTGGTATTCCACGCAGGTACAGCGCGTAGTGAAGCGGGAGACTGGGTTACGAATGGTGGACGAATCCTGGGCGTAGTTGGCCTTGGTGCGGATATTGCCGAAGCTAGAAACAAAGCCTATGCACAGGCGGAGCGTATCCGTTTTGATGGTAAACATCAGCGGACAGACATTGCTGCCAAAGCACTCGTATAG
- a CDS encoding hemolysin family protein — translation MDIITILNIALLIILIALTAFFVASEFAVVKIRTSRVDQLVAEGNKKAVLAKKVVSDLDYYLSACQLGITVTALGLGALGKPTVERLLYPVFNYLDVPASISSIASYAIAFILVTFLHVVVGEMAPKTLAIQFSEKLTLLLSPPLYWFGKIMYPFIWALNGTSRVLLRGFGVKPAKHDQAYSEDEIKIIMNQSYEGDENNKTKLSYLENVFVFDERDAKDIMVPRTELVTLDQDMTYDDIIPILDEHNYSRYPVIEDGDKDRIIGVVNVKKILPDMVAARSYQLSEFVREIPFVSEVTSIQDAMIKMQQERVHMAVVVDEYGGTSGIITMEDILEELVGEIRDEFDADEVADIQETGENQYLINGRVLLDEVERQFGLSFEGNEEMDTVAGWIQYQKGVGVEKGDTVEHGDYVWTVVDTENYHIKQVLLERVSGAQVEEVASDLA, via the coding sequence TTGGACATAATTACCATATTGAATATCGCTTTACTTATTATCTTGATTGCATTGACTGCATTTTTCGTAGCATCGGAGTTCGCTGTAGTCAAAATTCGTACATCAAGAGTAGATCAACTGGTTGCCGAGGGCAATAAAAAGGCTGTACTCGCCAAAAAAGTTGTCTCGGACCTGGATTATTATCTGTCAGCCTGTCAGCTCGGTATCACGGTCACTGCTCTAGGACTGGGAGCACTCGGAAAACCGACGGTTGAGAGATTGTTATACCCGGTATTCAATTATTTAGACGTACCTGCTTCGATCTCATCCATTGCTTCCTATGCGATTGCCTTTATCCTCGTCACGTTTTTGCATGTGGTTGTTGGTGAGATGGCACCCAAAACATTGGCGATTCAGTTTTCGGAAAAACTGACGTTATTACTCTCGCCGCCTCTATATTGGTTTGGTAAAATCATGTACCCATTCATCTGGGCGCTTAATGGAACCTCACGTGTTCTTCTGAGAGGATTCGGTGTAAAGCCTGCCAAACATGATCAAGCCTACTCGGAGGACGAGATCAAAATCATCATGAACCAGAGTTATGAAGGTGACGAGAACAACAAGACCAAGCTTTCATATCTGGAAAATGTATTTGTATTCGACGAACGTGATGCCAAAGACATCATGGTACCACGTACGGAACTGGTGACGTTAGATCAGGATATGACCTATGACGATATTATTCCTATATTGGATGAACATAACTATTCACGTTACCCTGTCATCGAGGATGGGGACAAGGACCGCATCATCGGCGTTGTAAATGTGAAAAAGATTTTGCCTGACATGGTAGCCGCAAGATCATATCAACTAAGCGAGTTCGTTCGTGAGATCCCATTCGTTTCCGAAGTTACAAGTATCCAGGATGCGATGATTAAAATGCAGCAGGAACGTGTACACATGGCTGTGGTCGTGGATGAATACGGCGGTACTTCGGGAATTATTACGATGGAGGATATCCTGGAGGAGCTGGTCGGTGAGATTCGTGATGAATTCGATGCCGATGAGGTGGCCGATATCCAGGAGACCGGAGAGAATCAATATCTCATTAATGGTCGGGTACTTTTGGATGAAGTGGAGCGGCAGTTCGGGCTTAGCTTTGAAGGAAACGAAGAGATGGATACCGTGGCCGGATGGATTCAGTACCAGAAGGGTGTAGGTGTGGAAAAAGGCGACACGGTAGAACACGGCGATTATGTCTGGACCGTTGTGGATACCGAAAATTATCACATCAAACAAGTTCTTCTGGAACGAGTGAGCGGCGCGCAGGTTGAGGAAGTTGCAAGCGATCTGGCGTAA
- a CDS encoding hemolysin family protein encodes MDGIIALNLFLVAVFIGLTAFFVGAEFAILKVRMSRIDQLISEGNKKAVLAKKVAHNLDYYLSACQLGITITALVLGALGEPTVEKMLHPLFERMEVPAALSTVLSYGIALAIITFLHVVIGELAPKTLAIQFAERMTLLLAPPLYWFGKIMNPFIYALNGAARLLLGIFGVKPAGHDTVHSEEELKLIMAQSYESGEINQTELDYLKNIFAFDERLLQEIMIPRDKIVTLNKEMPIDQIIETLNRHEYTRYPVIANGDQAHFVGFINTKEMLTSVAAGRDFNMETFVHNTPSFSERSPIKDVLIQMQQSRVHIATVKNEAGATVGMVTMEDILEEIVGDIKDEYEHKDLVNPPKRMKLV; translated from the coding sequence TTGGACGGAATAATAGCCTTGAATTTATTTTTAGTAGCCGTATTTATAGGTCTGACAGCCTTTTTCGTTGGAGCCGAATTTGCAATTCTTAAAGTACGGATGTCCCGAATCGATCAATTGATCTCTGAAGGGAACAAAAAGGCAGTACTGGCCAAAAAAGTGGCGCACAACCTGGATTATTATCTGTCGGCATGTCAATTGGGGATTACCATCACGGCGCTGGTATTGGGAGCCTTGGGTGAACCTACCGTTGAGAAAATGCTGCATCCGTTGTTTGAACGAATGGAAGTGCCGGCTGCGTTATCTACCGTGCTTTCCTATGGTATTGCTCTGGCGATCATTACGTTCCTGCACGTGGTTATTGGTGAATTGGCACCGAAAACACTGGCGATTCAATTTGCAGAGAGAATGACGCTGTTGCTGGCACCACCACTGTACTGGTTCGGTAAAATCATGAATCCATTCATCTACGCGCTGAATGGAGCTGCTCGTCTGTTGCTTGGCATATTTGGTGTAAAACCTGCCGGGCATGATACCGTTCACTCCGAAGAAGAGCTGAAGCTGATCATGGCACAGAGCTACGAGAGTGGCGAGATCAACCAGACGGAGCTGGACTATCTCAAAAACATTTTTGCTTTTGATGAGCGTCTGCTTCAGGAGATTATGATTCCAAGAGATAAAATTGTTACTCTGAATAAGGAAATGCCGATTGATCAGATCATTGAGACGCTAAATCGACATGAATACACGCGATACCCTGTCATTGCAAATGGGGATCAGGCTCATTTTGTTGGCTTTATTAATACAAAAGAAATGCTGACGAGTGTGGCTGCGGGCAGAGATTTCAATATGGAGACATTTGTTCACAATACGCCGAGTTTTTCCGAGCGTTCTCCAATTAAGGATGTACTGATCCAGATGCAGCAGAGCCGTGTACACATTGCCACCGTGAAAAACGAGGCAGGTGCTACGGTAGGTATGGTTACGATGGAGGATATCCTTGAAGAGATTGTCGGAGACATCAAGGATGAATACGAGCATAAAGATTTGGTGAATCCACCAAAAAGAATGAAACTGGTTTAA
- a CDS encoding ring-cleaving dioxygenase: MFRTSGIHHITAFVDDAQKNVDFYAGVLALRLVKKTINFDAPDVYHLYYGNEQGAPGTIITFFPQQNSRRGVIGSGQTGVTVYAVPVGSLPFWKERLASFDIPYENKTRFGEQYIRFFDKGGLLLELVEREGGQPSNWSFNGVTPEHAIKGFGGAVLFSHVPEKTMDVLVSKLGLEQVGEENGLLRLQASGDIGQIIDIQSTGIQRGIGGAGTVHHIAWRAKDYVEHEQIQQDLEQSGYHPTPVIDRQYFNAVYFREPGGILFELATDPPGFARDEPAESMGEKLMLPEWYEPQREQIEQLLPRIEVREWKGESKS; this comes from the coding sequence ATGTTCAGAACTTCAGGAATTCATCATATTACAGCTTTTGTTGACGATGCACAGAAAAACGTTGATTTTTACGCAGGTGTGTTGGCGCTCAGACTGGTGAAAAAAACAATTAACTTTGATGCACCAGATGTGTATCACTTGTATTACGGGAACGAGCAGGGTGCACCGGGCACAATCATTACCTTTTTCCCACAGCAAAATTCAAGAAGAGGTGTCATTGGTTCCGGTCAGACGGGAGTTACCGTATATGCGGTTCCTGTAGGAAGCCTGCCTTTCTGGAAAGAACGTCTTGCTTCCTTTGACATTCCATATGAAAATAAAACCAGATTTGGTGAGCAGTACATTCGTTTCTTCGACAAAGGCGGTCTGTTGCTTGAACTGGTTGAGCGTGAAGGCGGTCAGCCAAGCAACTGGAGTTTCAACGGTGTGACACCGGAGCATGCCATCAAAGGATTTGGCGGAGCTGTATTGTTCAGCCACGTTCCTGAAAAAACCATGGACGTCCTGGTGAGCAAACTGGGTCTGGAGCAAGTCGGTGAAGAGAACGGACTCCTTCGTCTTCAGGCAAGTGGCGATATCGGTCAGATCATCGATATTCAGTCCACAGGCATCCAACGCGGGATTGGTGGAGCCGGAACGGTTCACCATATTGCATGGCGTGCCAAAGATTACGTGGAGCATGAACAAATTCAGCAGGATCTTGAACAATCCGGATATCATCCAACGCCAGTCATTGACCGTCAATACTTCAACGCTGTGTATTTCCGGGAGCCGGGTGGTATACTGTTCGAACTGGCTACGGATCCTCCGGGATTTGCACGGGATGAACCAGCAGAGAGCATGGGTGAGAAACTGATGTTGCCTGAATGGTATGAACCACAGCGTGAGCAGATTGAACAATTGTTGCCACGAATTGAAGTACGTGAATGGAAAGGAGAGTCCAAATCATGA
- a CDS encoding alpha/beta hydrolase: MKHIYKAGAQPDAPTILLLHGTGGTENDLIGLAEMIAPGAGILGVRGNVSENGMPRFFRRLAEGVFDEEDLIARTAELGSFVDAAAVEYGFDRSNVYALGYSNGANIAASLIFHQADVFKGAILHHPMVPLRGLELPDLKGLPVFIGAGENDPIVPRRETEELASLLSGAGADVNTYWERQGHQLTRTEAEAAAAWFKTQA; this comes from the coding sequence ATGAAACATATCTATAAAGCAGGTGCTCAGCCGGATGCGCCAACAATCCTGTTGCTTCATGGCACAGGCGGAACCGAGAATGATCTGATCGGTCTGGCGGAGATGATCGCACCAGGAGCTGGCATACTTGGGGTGCGGGGTAATGTATCGGAGAACGGGATGCCCCGTTTCTTCCGCCGTCTAGCCGAAGGTGTTTTTGATGAAGAAGATCTGATTGCTCGTACGGCAGAGCTGGGATCTTTTGTCGATGCAGCTGCGGTGGAATACGGTTTCGATCGGTCCAACGTGTATGCACTGGGTTACTCTAACGGGGCCAACATTGCGGCAAGCTTGATCTTCCATCAAGCAGATGTATTCAAAGGTGCAATTCTGCATCACCCGATGGTACCGCTGCGCGGACTGGAACTGCCGGATCTGAAAGGTCTGCCTGTGTTCATTGGTGCGGGCGAGAACGATCCGATTGTACCAAGACGTGAAACGGAGGAACTTGCTTCGCTACTGAGCGGTGCAGGTGCCGATGTAAACACGTATTGGGAGCGTCAGGGTCATCAGTTGACTCGTACCGAGGCAGAAGCCGCGGCAGCTTGGTTTAAGACACAGGCGTAA
- a CDS encoding beta-glucosidase family protein, with product MERDIKELVQQMTLEEKAGMCSGLDFWHLKGVERLGIPSIMVTDGPHGLRKQDGSADHLGLTSSVPATCFPSAAGLASSWDKELARQVGVALGEECQAEDVAVLLGPGVNIKRSPLGGRNFEYFSEDPLLSTQMATGHIQGVQSQGVGTSLKHFAVNNQEERRMSIDAVVDERTLREIYLASFEGAVKDGQPWTVMCSYNKVNGTYAGENEWLLTDILKDEWGHEGLVVSDWGAVNERADALAAGLELEMPTSGGIGERKVIDAVENGQLPLDKLDRAVERLLTLIFNAVDQKQDGATYNKDEHHHLARKVAAESMVLLKNEKGLLPLGREGEVALIGAFARKPRFQGGGSSHINPTKVDDIVEEMTQVAGEGVTFSYAPGYRIEADDVDETLMHEAIQAAQSADTAVVFVGLPDRYESEGYDRAHLRLPDNHIRLIEEIAKVQSRVVVVLSNGSPVEMPWLPQVQAVLEAYLGGQAVGGAIADLLYGEVNPSGKLAETFPAKLSHNPSYLNFPGEGDRVDYREGIFVGYRYYDKKELEPLFPFGYGLSYTTFEYADLQVNRTELTDQDEVNVHVRVTNTGDIAGKEIVQLYVRDVESTVIRPVRELKGFAKVALEPGESKVVSFTLNKRSFAYYNVDMKDWHVETGEFEIQVGSSSRDIHVHTRVNVESTATFLPTYTRNSTLGDIQRDPAHKKLLEQALQQFQKASGFGGEDAGDHADMMDAMMKYMPLRALVAFSGGAMTEEAMNELLEQLNNKDHGIRG from the coding sequence GTGGAACGTGACATCAAGGAACTGGTACAGCAGATGACACTGGAAGAAAAAGCGGGTATGTGCTCAGGACTGGACTTTTGGCATCTGAAAGGGGTGGAGCGTCTTGGCATTCCATCCATCATGGTGACGGACGGACCTCATGGGCTGCGCAAGCAGGATGGAAGTGCGGATCATCTGGGTCTGACGTCGAGCGTGCCTGCAACCTGTTTCCCTTCTGCGGCAGGACTGGCTAGTTCATGGGACAAGGAGCTGGCGCGTCAGGTCGGGGTGGCCTTGGGGGAGGAGTGTCAGGCCGAGGATGTAGCGGTATTACTTGGACCGGGTGTAAATATTAAACGTTCCCCACTGGGCGGTCGTAATTTTGAATACTTTTCCGAAGATCCGTTGTTATCTACGCAGATGGCTACCGGTCATATTCAGGGTGTGCAGAGCCAGGGTGTGGGTACATCTCTCAAACACTTTGCAGTCAATAATCAGGAAGAACGGCGCATGTCGATTGATGCGGTGGTGGATGAACGGACGCTGCGCGAGATTTATCTGGCGAGCTTTGAAGGTGCGGTGAAGGATGGACAACCGTGGACGGTGATGTGTTCCTACAATAAGGTGAACGGTACGTATGCTGGTGAGAATGAATGGTTGCTTACGGATATCCTGAAAGACGAATGGGGACACGAAGGTCTTGTGGTATCCGACTGGGGCGCGGTCAATGAACGTGCAGACGCCCTTGCAGCAGGACTGGAACTGGAGATGCCCACAAGTGGTGGAATTGGTGAGCGTAAAGTGATCGATGCTGTAGAGAACGGACAACTGCCGCTGGACAAGCTGGATCGGGCGGTGGAGCGTTTGCTTACGCTGATCTTTAATGCTGTTGATCAAAAGCAAGATGGGGCTACATATAATAAGGACGAACATCACCACCTTGCGCGCAAGGTGGCAGCCGAGAGTATGGTTTTGCTGAAAAATGAAAAAGGTCTCCTGCCGCTGGGGCGTGAAGGCGAAGTGGCGTTAATTGGGGCATTTGCGCGTAAACCCCGCTTCCAGGGCGGTGGCAGTTCCCACATTAATCCAACCAAAGTGGATGATATTGTGGAAGAGATGACCCAGGTGGCTGGCGAAGGTGTAACCTTCTCATATGCTCCAGGTTATCGGATTGAAGCGGATGATGTGGATGAAACATTGATGCATGAGGCTATTCAGGCAGCGCAGTCGGCTGATACTGCCGTGGTGTTCGTTGGATTGCCGGATCGTTATGAATCCGAAGGGTATGATCGTGCCCATCTGCGTCTGCCTGACAATCATATTCGTCTGATCGAAGAGATTGCGAAGGTTCAATCCCGTGTGGTCGTTGTGCTGAGCAATGGATCTCCAGTGGAGATGCCTTGGCTGCCTCAAGTACAAGCCGTGCTTGAAGCTTATCTTGGTGGACAGGCCGTTGGTGGAGCGATAGCTGATCTGTTGTATGGAGAGGTGAACCCGTCCGGTAAACTGGCAGAGACGTTCCCTGCCAAGCTCAGTCATAATCCATCTTATCTGAATTTCCCGGGTGAAGGGGATCGTGTTGATTACCGGGAAGGCATCTTTGTTGGTTACCGCTATTATGATAAAAAAGAGCTGGAGCCACTGTTTCCATTTGGTTATGGACTGAGTTATACAACATTTGAATATGCTGACCTGCAGGTAAATCGTACAGAATTGACGGATCAGGATGAAGTGAATGTACATGTTCGAGTTACCAATACCGGAGATATCGCTGGCAAAGAGATAGTACAGCTGTATGTCAGGGATGTAGAGAGCACAGTTATTCGTCCGGTGAGAGAATTAAAAGGATTTGCCAAGGTGGCCCTTGAACCTGGAGAGTCCAAAGTGGTGAGCTTCACACTAAACAAACGTTCATTCGCCTATTACAACGTAGATATGAAGGACTGGCATGTGGAGACCGGAGAGTTCGAGATTCAGGTAGGCAGCTCCTCACGGGACATTCATGTGCACACACGTGTGAATGTAGAGTCTACAGCGACATTCCTTCCAACCTATACGCGTAATAGTACATTGGGTGATATCCAGCGTGATCCGGCGCATAAGAAGCTATTGGAACAGGCTTTGCAACAGTTCCAGAAAGCCAGCGGGTTCGGTGGTGAGGATGCTGGTGATCACGCAGATATGATGGATGCGATGATGAAATATATGCCACTGCGTGCACTGGTTGCGTTTAGCGGTGGGGCCATGACGGAAGAAGCGATGAATGAACTTCTGGAGCAGCTGAACAACAAGGATCATGGTATTCGGGGATAA
- a CDS encoding alpha/beta fold hydrolase translates to MNPNPSSHTFGSSAFVQTRDGRKLHYMSRGTGELTVVFESGMGASRSNWGLVAPAIAEHARAVVYDRAGAGRSDVDSAPRNLERIAGDLGELLTALGPGPFILVGHSWGGPIVRAAAAANRNRLRGIILVDPSDEHCEMYFSKLTKKSFAINGFIIPIMARTGLYKKLGSKAGSVQPDDVAADHLKEDFTVRAASTMLAEGKTFLDDMAALLKHPPALGDLEVSVISGTNPGKGEGKIRPALITAHRQTVSQLSNARWIGADQSGHMVMYTDPQVIIDEIVRMINEVGSSARTDQK, encoded by the coding sequence ATGAATCCTAACCCTAGCTCACATACATTTGGTTCAAGTGCGTTTGTTCAGACCCGCGATGGTCGCAAACTACATTATATGTCCAGGGGAACAGGAGAATTGACGGTAGTGTTTGAATCAGGTATGGGCGCCTCCAGATCGAACTGGGGACTGGTTGCACCAGCTATTGCTGAGCATGCACGTGCTGTTGTGTATGACAGGGCAGGGGCGGGGAGAAGTGATGTCGACTCGGCTCCCCGCAACCTTGAACGCATTGCAGGGGACCTTGGGGAACTGCTGACAGCTCTGGGCCCGGGCCCATTCATTCTGGTTGGACATAGCTGGGGAGGTCCGATCGTACGGGCTGCGGCGGCTGCAAATCGCAATAGATTACGAGGCATTATCCTGGTAGATCCATCAGACGAGCATTGCGAAATGTATTTTTCCAAGCTTACTAAAAAGAGCTTTGCCATCAATGGTTTCATTATTCCAATCATGGCGCGGACTGGCTTATATAAGAAACTTGGCAGCAAAGCTGGAAGTGTTCAGCCTGACGATGTGGCAGCGGATCATCTCAAGGAAGATTTCACTGTACGGGCAGCTAGCACGATGCTTGCGGAAGGCAAAACGTTTCTGGATGACATGGCAGCGCTGCTGAAACATCCTCCGGCTCTGGGTGATCTGGAAGTTAGCGTGATCTCGGGTACGAACCCGGGCAAGGGAGAGGGGAAAATCAGACCCGCCCTTATCACGGCGCATCGCCAGACGGTGAGCCAGCTGTCTAATGCGAGATGGATTGGGGCGGATCAATCGGGGCATATGGTTATGTATACAGACCCTCAGGTCATTATTGATGAAATTGTACGAATGATAAATGAAGTGGGCTCAAGCGCAAGAACAGATCAAAAGTGA